Part of the Fusobacterium varium genome is shown below.
AGTCTTTTTTAAAAAACATATTTCATAAGTTTTTACATTTAAAATTGGGAGTATAGCTTGTTTAACTATTTTATATAAAATAATATTGACTTTTTGTTTACAATGTAATACAATATATAAAAATAGCTTTATCAAAGGAGTTGAAAAAATGGCTGTTATATCAATAAGATTTAATGAAGAAGAAGAAGAGATTATAAGAAAGTATATAGAAAGTAAAGGAACAAATATATCACAATATGTAAAAGAACTTATATTTAGTAATATTGAAGATGAATATGATCTTAAAATATTAAAAAACTATGAAATGAGAAAAGCTGAAGGCAAAGCAAAATTGGTACCCTATGAAGAAGCAGTAAAAGAGTGGGATTTATAATGTATCAGTTATTTATTGATGAGAAACTTCAAAAGAAAATAAAAAAATTAGATAAAGCTACAAAATTGTTATTAGATAGTTATATTAGAAAAAATTTATTAGGAATAGAAGACCCACGTAAACATGGAAAAGCTCTTACAGGAAATTTAAAAGGGTTATGGAGATATAGAATAATGGATTACAGATTGCTAGTAAAGATAGAAGATGATAAACTTATAATAATAGCACTGGATTTTGAACATAGAAGTAAAGTATATAAATAAGAAAATATAGTATAGAAATAAACTAGAATTTGAGGAGGCGGGAATGCTGTTAAAAGTAGTAGGACAGATGTTACACTACAAAGCAGTAAAACTTATAGTCTGAGTTATCTTGATGACATTGTTTTTGAGTGAATTGACTAAGCGATTCATGGTATAATGAAATATCAAAAAAATGTAAATCCGTATAAAGAGTATACTTTAGAAACGCTACAAGAAATTTTTAATAATAGAGAAATTACAATTGGGTTTTGGATGGTAATAGCTATTGTAGCTTCACTTTTCACTAAACCAATGAAAAACTTTCTAAAATTATCGATGCCTAGATAGTGTAGTATATAGCATCAAAATAAGTAGCGATGACTTTTGCAATTATTCAATTGATGATTTCTATGATTTTTTTCACTGAAACCGCAAAGGTTGCACCACAAAATAAGAAAATAAATACTTACCTATATGAAGTAAAGAAAAGCATAGAAGAATATGGAGAACAAATACGATTTTTCACAAATGAGTTCAAGAATATATTACCATAACTGGTAGATAAAAGTGTTGGGTTAAAGTCCAACGCTTTTATTGCATTCATCACTTAACAATATTTTGAAAATCTATTTCAATGAACAAGTCTTTTTATATGAATTAGGACTAGAGCAGGAATAAATATAATGGATTTTTTTACTAAATAGTTACATTAAATAATTTAAAGCTGAAAATAATTCAGTTTTTTTTATATTTCAAAACTTAAATAAGTATCATCAAGTTGCTCTTGCTCTATACCAATATATCTAAGAGTAACAGCTTCAGATGTATGATTAAGTGCTTTCATAACAAGAGCAATATTATGAGTTTTCTTATAAACTGTATATCCCCATGTCTTTCTAAGTGAGTGAGAAGCAATAGGGTAATCTATATTAAGAAGATCTTTTAAATAAGCCAGGTAATCATTAACTCCTGATTTAGTTATATAATGATCTTCTTTTTCTTTTACATATTTTCTATATAGAGATTTAAAAAGATAGCCTTTATCTGTAGGATATCCCAATTCCTTATAAACTTTCTTTAGATTAGCTACAGCTTTTACACAGGTATTATTAAGCTGGATCTCTCTTACTTTTCCTGTTTTCTGTTCTCTAAGAATTATTTTATTATCTTTAGTTATATCTTCAAATTTCAACTTCTGTAAATCTGAAATACGAAGAGCTACATTTACTCCAAAATTTATAAGTTCTAGGATAACAGGTTTATTTTTATACTTCAGTACTTCCCTTATTCTTTTTAGATCATCTTCTTTTATATATTTTACACTTTCCATTATTTCTCCTTAAAAACGATGTATA
Proteins encoded:
- a CDS encoding putative plasmid stabilisation system protein produces the protein MYQLFIDEKLQKKIKKLDKATKLLLDSYIRKNLLGIEDPRKHGKALTGNLKGLWRYRIMDYRLLVKIEDDKLIIIALDFEHRSKVYK
- a CDS encoding putative recombinase; amino-acid sequence: MESVKYIKEDDLKRIREVLKYKNKPVILELINFGVNVALRISDLQKLKFEDITKDNKIILREQKTGKVREIQLNNTCVKAVANLKKVYKELGYPTDKGYLFKSLYRKYVKEKEDHYITKSGVNDYLAYLKDLLNIDYPIASHSLRKTWGYTVYKKTHNIALVMKALNHTSEAVTLRYIGIEQEQLDDTYLSFEI